A single window of Natrinema sp. HArc-T2 DNA harbors:
- a CDS encoding universal stress protein encodes MGSILLATDGSEYARQAAKQAIELAADRGVPLHVICAVDQRRFDDTALSSAELATIYAADHAAICIEEVAEMAATEDVRVVGDTRHGSPHDVILEYADEVDAEIIVVGEHGDHTEHFSGVRRKLLEESDREVRIVEGTGGKITEESG; translated from the coding sequence ATGGGATCAATTCTGTTGGCCACTGATGGCAGCGAATACGCCAGACAGGCGGCCAAACAGGCAATCGAACTCGCAGCAGATCGCGGGGTACCGCTGCATGTCATCTGTGCCGTCGACCAGCGTCGCTTCGACGATACTGCCCTCAGTTCGGCGGAACTGGCGACTATCTACGCTGCTGATCACGCCGCAATATGCATCGAAGAGGTCGCGGAGATGGCAGCAACAGAAGACGTTCGCGTCGTGGGAGACACTCGACACGGGAGTCCACACGATGTCATCCTCGAGTACGCCGACGAGGTAGACGCAGAAATCATCGTCGTCGGGGAACATGGCGACCACACAGAGCACTTCTCGGGGGTTCGTCGGAAACTCCTCGAGGAGAGTGATCGGGAGGTTCGCATCGTCGAAGGGACTGGTGGGAAAATCACGGAGGAGTCTGGATAA